The Chitinophaga sp. H8 genome contains a region encoding:
- a CDS encoding FecR family protein: protein MDKVYFLDLLKKFREGTTTPAEEQFIQAYYAAFESQPDVVSLLTAAEKQRLKNNLHAGILEQIAAQEDHFPAATTPVRLWLKIAAAIMILAGAATAGFLLLRTPPAVKTVVQSRKVQPASENNFIQLPDGSTVIVSPGSKLEYPASFDGQPKREVYLEGKALFQVDHQSVQPFVVHTGNVQTTVLGTSFEIRAMPGMKDITVTVIKGKVQVAHDAKTLGILSANEQIIYNTSNKEHHQLQLDAKAQVAWQAEDLFFDDVTMQYAARLLEERFQVTVSITDEKLQSSRFSTTFAKEESLEQVLNSICTFNNAAYRIDKAQKTVIIYSR from the coding sequence ATGGACAAAGTCTATTTTCTGGACCTGTTAAAAAAATTCCGGGAGGGTACCACAACACCCGCCGAAGAACAATTTATACAGGCCTATTATGCCGCATTTGAATCACAACCGGATGTAGTGTCGTTACTGACAGCGGCAGAAAAACAACGCTTGAAAAACAATCTTCACGCCGGTATTCTGGAACAGATTGCTGCACAGGAAGATCATTTTCCTGCCGCCACAACACCTGTACGCCTATGGCTGAAAATAGCCGCTGCCATTATGATACTTGCAGGTGCCGCCACTGCGGGCTTCTTACTGCTTCGTACGCCTCCTGCAGTAAAAACTGTGGTACAATCACGTAAAGTACAACCCGCATCAGAAAACAATTTTATACAACTACCGGATGGCAGTACCGTGATCGTAAGCCCTGGCAGCAAACTGGAATACCCGGCCTCTTTTGACGGACAACCCAAAAGGGAAGTCTACCTGGAAGGAAAAGCCCTTTTCCAGGTAGACCATCAATCTGTACAGCCCTTTGTTGTACATACCGGCAACGTGCAAACAACTGTGCTGGGCACCTCTTTCGAAATCAGGGCCATGCCAGGGATGAAAGACATCACTGTAACAGTGATAAAAGGAAAAGTACAGGTAGCCCATGACGCCAAAACGCTGGGCATCCTTTCTGCCAATGAACAAATAATATATAACACCAGCAATAAAGAACATCACCAGCTACAACTAGATGCTAAGGCACAGGTTGCCTGGCAGGCAGAAGATCTCTTTTTTGATGATGTGACCATGCAATATGCTGCCAGACTACTGGAAGAACGGTTTCAGGTAACCGTATCTATCACTGATGAAAAGCTGCAATCCAGCAGGTTTTCTACCACCTTCGCCAAAGAAGAAAGTCTGGAACAGGTGTTGAATAGTATCTGTACGTTTAATAACGCAGCATACCGCATCGATAAAGCACAGAAAACAGTTATTATTTATTCGAGATAA
- a CDS encoding RNA polymerase sigma factor has translation MGGKSVHTGNDDAMLLSKLKEGSSEAFNALYDKYWQIVYASAFKRLGNVDQAKDITQDFFLQLWLKRKELQILHLPAYIYTAVRNRVLNILEAEQKFIPVAALLLQELPAGDQADALTLKNELLQSYNTLVDTLPPARQAIFRLRYNEGASSEEIAQQLNISRKTVQNQLGKALARLRASLAQVIAWTILP, from the coding sequence ATGGGGGGAAAAAGCGTACATACCGGGAATGATGATGCCATGTTGCTGAGCAAGCTAAAAGAAGGCAGTAGCGAAGCTTTCAATGCCCTCTATGACAAATACTGGCAGATAGTGTATGCCAGCGCCTTCAAACGCCTGGGCAATGTAGACCAGGCAAAAGATATTACCCAGGATTTCTTCCTGCAGCTATGGCTGAAACGCAAAGAACTACAGATCCTCCACCTTCCTGCCTATATCTACACCGCCGTACGCAACCGGGTACTGAATATACTGGAAGCAGAACAAAAATTTATCCCGGTAGCAGCACTGCTTTTGCAGGAACTACCTGCTGGTGACCAGGCAGATGCCCTCACCCTGAAAAATGAATTACTCCAAAGTTATAATACACTGGTAGATACCCTCCCTCCTGCGCGCCAGGCTATTTTCCGGCTGCGGTATAATGAAGGAGCTTCCTCAGAAGAAATTGCCCAACAGCTGAACATATCCCGAAAAACCGTGCAAAACCAACTGGGAAAAGCTCTTGCACGCCTGCGGGCCTCCCTTGCACAGGTCATTGCCTGGACCATTCTCCCCTGA
- a CDS encoding ABC transporter ATP-binding protein: MKTLWKYLKPHQQLIFWSLLLAGAAQLLSLVDPLIFGKIVDNYATNPHGLSEKALIQSVLYWLGLAVAVALLSRFFKSCQEFLTRKAVAQFGMHIFNDGLKQTLRLSFQEFEENRSGTTLSVLQKVKTDAERFVNSFINVLFSSLVGTGFLLWYSITKNWMLIPVFFIGVLVLGSLTGLLSRKIKTVQRSINRQTDAQAGVITESLRNIELVKSLGLTFPEIRRLNQQTLKIFELEMFKARKVSMLSFLQGATLNLLKQSILFILLWLIFRKVLSTGELIAMQFISTAIFVPLQDLGNMILQYREVDASIKNFDRLMSKPVEERPEHPVEIGALDSLRFEHVVFRHKTAGYNAIDDISFEIATGQTIAFVGPSGSGKSTLVKLLVGLYTPVSGTIYFNDVYSTEIRYNPLRRQIGFVTQDTQLYAGTIRENMLFVKPAATDEEIMEALRKASASGLIAKASHGINTVLGESGMKLSGGEKQRISIARALLRQPRLLIFDEATSALDSLTEEDITRTIREISDSREQMTILIAHRLSTIMHADVIYVLEKGLIAETGSHDELLQQKGLYYAMWRQQVGERRF, from the coding sequence ATGAAGACACTATGGAAATATCTGAAGCCGCATCAGCAATTGATTTTCTGGTCATTGTTGCTGGCAGGTGCCGCACAATTGCTGAGCCTGGTAGACCCATTGATCTTCGGAAAGATTGTGGATAATTATGCTACTAATCCACACGGGCTATCTGAAAAAGCGTTGATACAAAGTGTGCTTTACTGGTTGGGGCTGGCTGTTGCGGTGGCTTTATTGTCCAGGTTTTTCAAATCGTGCCAGGAATTTCTGACCAGGAAGGCAGTTGCGCAATTTGGGATGCATATCTTTAATGATGGCTTAAAACAAACCCTGCGGCTTTCTTTTCAGGAGTTTGAAGAAAACAGAAGCGGCACCACCCTTTCTGTTTTGCAGAAGGTTAAAACAGATGCAGAGCGTTTTGTAAATTCTTTTATTAACGTACTTTTTTCTTCACTGGTAGGCACTGGTTTTTTGCTCTGGTACAGTATTACCAAGAACTGGATGCTGATCCCGGTGTTTTTCATTGGCGTGCTGGTATTAGGTTCACTGACCGGGTTATTATCCCGTAAAATAAAAACGGTACAACGTTCTATCAACCGGCAAACAGATGCACAGGCCGGTGTAATTACGGAAAGCCTGCGCAATATAGAGCTGGTAAAAAGCCTGGGGCTCACCTTTCCTGAAATACGGCGGTTGAATCAGCAAACATTGAAGATTTTTGAATTGGAGATGTTTAAGGCCAGGAAAGTGAGTATGCTATCCTTTTTACAAGGGGCGACACTCAATCTGTTAAAACAATCCATCTTATTTATTTTACTGTGGCTCATCTTCCGCAAGGTACTCAGCACCGGTGAGCTGATTGCCATGCAATTTATTTCTACTGCTATATTTGTGCCTTTGCAGGACCTGGGCAATATGATCCTGCAGTACCGGGAAGTAGATGCTTCCATCAAAAACTTTGACCGGCTGATGAGTAAGCCGGTAGAAGAACGGCCGGAGCATCCGGTAGAAATAGGTGCGCTGGACAGCCTGAGGTTTGAACATGTTGTATTCCGGCACAAGACGGCCGGATATAATGCGATAGATGATATTTCTTTTGAGATAGCCACCGGGCAAACCATTGCCTTTGTTGGGCCATCCGGCTCGGGAAAGTCCACATTGGTAAAATTACTGGTAGGGCTTTACACCCCTGTGAGCGGAACGATTTATTTTAATGATGTTTACTCTACGGAAATCCGGTATAATCCGTTAAGAAGACAGATCGGTTTTGTAACACAGGATACGCAGCTGTATGCAGGCACTATCCGGGAAAATATGCTCTTTGTTAAGCCTGCTGCCACAGATGAAGAGATTATGGAAGCACTCCGGAAAGCCTCTGCCTCGGGGTTAATTGCCAAAGCTTCACATGGTATAAATACGGTATTGGGCGAGAGTGGTATGAAGTTGTCTGGCGGTGAAAAGCAAAGAATCTCCATTGCAAGAGCACTATTACGCCAACCCCGGTTACTGATTTTTGATGAGGCTACTTCTGCGCTGGACTCTTTGACAGAAGAAGATATTACCCGTACTATCCGGGAGATATCCGACAGCCGCGAACAGATGACTATCTTAATTGCGCATCGCTTATCGACCATTATGCATGCAGACGTTATCTACGTACTTGAAAAAGGGCTGATTGCAGAAACAGGTTCACATGATGAACTGTTACAGCAAAAAGGATTATACTATGCGATGTGGCGGCAGCAGGTAGGAGAGCGGAGGTTCTAG
- a CDS encoding glycosyl hydrolase family 95 catalytic domain-containing protein yields MKRIILLPVLLFTFANAFAQTSPHDLHFDSLASRWDEAIPLGNGMLGALVWQKDQQLRFSLDRADLWDMRPTKGLHRPEFSYQWVKKQVDQKDYKIVQQYFDVPYDKEAAPSRIPGGALEFDTKSWGAVSGVHLSVENAVCEVKWANGITLKTFVHATLPIGHFKFENIPAEILPQLIAPQYQGEVKTNGDPVGGDDLSRLGYKQGTIQREGNSITYQQEGWGGFTYQINVRWKKTDRHTMEGVWSISSRYPEKQPAPAANVLTAGALKKGYDINYSAHHTWWKGFWSKSSIHVPDSIIEKQWYLEQYKFGAAARRGAPPISLQAVWTADNGRLPPWKGDYHHDLNTQLSYWPSYSGNHLEEGLSYLDHLDENKNNYLRYTKMYFDKPGLAVPGVTTLDGTEMGGWIQYSLSPTVSAWLAHHYYLQWRYSMDKNFLKKRAYPWIKAAAAFIENITVKDHAGHRQLPISSSPEINDNSIDAWFPQNTNHDLALMKFVTQAAAELAAALGLQQEAVHWKKLAAEFGDYALTSNNELMFAPTMAYNQSQRHLSHMMAIYPLGLVKWEDGARAQAIIGNSIHLLDSIGPANWCGYSYTWLANMKARAKDGAGAAKSLSIFANAFCSPNSFHLNGDQTKSGYSNFTYRPFTLEGNFAFAAGLQEMLLQSYAGFIEIMPAVPASWQDLSFHQLRAEGAFLVDAEKTNGQVKAITITAEQGGTTRLKLPFPTWLVASQKGVKVDSATPGFLTLTCKKGGTIVLKNGYE; encoded by the coding sequence ATGAAAAGAATAATCCTGTTGCCTGTATTGCTGTTTACTTTCGCCAATGCGTTTGCTCAAACCTCTCCGCATGATCTTCATTTTGATTCCCTGGCATCCCGCTGGGATGAAGCCATCCCGCTAGGTAATGGCATGCTGGGAGCACTGGTTTGGCAAAAAGACCAGCAGCTGCGCTTTTCGCTCGACAGGGCAGACCTGTGGGATATGCGTCCTACCAAAGGCCTGCATCGTCCGGAGTTCAGTTATCAGTGGGTAAAAAAACAGGTAGATCAAAAGGATTATAAAATTGTGCAGCAATATTTTGATGTACCTTATGACAAAGAAGCCGCACCATCAAGAATTCCGGGAGGAGCACTAGAATTTGACACCAAATCCTGGGGCGCCGTCAGCGGCGTACACCTCTCTGTAGAAAATGCGGTATGCGAAGTGAAATGGGCCAACGGCATTACCCTGAAAACATTTGTACATGCCACCCTGCCCATCGGACATTTTAAATTTGAGAATATCCCTGCAGAGATCCTACCCCAATTGATTGCACCCCAATACCAGGGTGAGGTGAAAACAAATGGCGATCCGGTGGGGGGAGATGACCTTTCCAGATTGGGGTACAAACAGGGCACTATTCAAAGGGAAGGCAACAGTATTACTTATCAGCAGGAAGGCTGGGGTGGTTTTACCTATCAGATCAATGTGCGTTGGAAAAAAACAGATCGTCATACGATGGAAGGGGTATGGAGTATTTCTTCCCGTTATCCTGAAAAACAACCAGCGCCTGCTGCAAATGTACTCACTGCCGGAGCACTGAAAAAAGGCTATGATATAAATTACAGCGCTCATCATACCTGGTGGAAGGGTTTCTGGAGCAAATCCAGCATTCATGTACCGGATAGTATCATAGAAAAACAATGGTACCTGGAGCAATATAAATTTGGGGCTGCTGCCAGAAGAGGCGCACCTCCCATCTCTTTGCAGGCCGTGTGGACAGCAGATAACGGCCGGTTACCTCCCTGGAAAGGCGACTACCATCACGACCTGAATACACAATTAAGCTACTGGCCCAGCTACTCCGGGAATCATCTGGAAGAAGGACTGTCTTACCTGGATCACCTGGACGAAAACAAAAACAATTACCTGCGCTATACCAAAATGTATTTTGATAAACCAGGACTGGCAGTACCTGGCGTAACTACCCTGGATGGTACCGAGATGGGAGGATGGATTCAATACTCCTTATCCCCTACCGTATCTGCCTGGTTAGCGCATCACTACTACCTGCAATGGCGTTATAGCATGGACAAAAACTTCCTGAAGAAAAGGGCTTATCCATGGATCAAAGCTGCGGCTGCTTTTATAGAAAATATTACCGTGAAAGATCATGCCGGGCATCGGCAACTGCCCATCAGTTCCAGCCCGGAGATCAATGACAACAGTATAGATGCCTGGTTTCCACAAAATACCAATCACGACCTGGCATTAATGAAATTCGTTACACAGGCTGCTGCTGAACTGGCTGCCGCCCTGGGATTACAACAGGAAGCTGTCCACTGGAAAAAACTAGCTGCGGAGTTTGGCGATTATGCTTTAACCTCCAATAATGAACTGATGTTTGCTCCTACCATGGCCTACAATCAATCTCAGCGGCATCTTTCCCATATGATGGCAATATATCCGCTGGGACTGGTAAAATGGGAAGATGGCGCAAGGGCACAGGCTATTATCGGCAACTCCATTCACCTGCTGGATTCAATAGGCCCGGCTAACTGGTGCGGCTATTCGTATACCTGGCTCGCCAATATGAAAGCACGTGCCAAAGATGGTGCAGGTGCTGCGAAAAGCCTAAGCATTTTCGCAAATGCATTTTGCTCTCCCAATAGTTTTCATCTGAACGGCGACCAGACAAAGTCCGGATATTCCAACTTCACCTACCGTCCTTTTACCCTCGAAGGCAATTTTGCTTTTGCGGCAGGGCTGCAGGAAATGCTGCTGCAAAGTTATGCGGGCTTTATAGAAATAATGCCGGCAGTGCCTGCCAGCTGGCAAGACCTCTCTTTTCACCAGCTGCGGGCAGAAGGTGCATTCCTGGTAGATGCTGAAAAAACAAACGGACAAGTGAAAGCAATAACCATTACTGCAGAACAGGGAGGTACCACCCGGTTAAAACTTCCCTTCCCTACCTGGCTGGTGGCATCACAGAAAGGGGTTAAGGTGGATAGTGCCACCCCTGGTTTTTTAACATTAACCTGCAAAAAAGGAGGCACTATTGTTTTAAAAAATGGGTATGAGTGA
- a CDS encoding L-rhamnose mutarotase has product MKKYLLGFLLLSHIGCLSSHQEKTPGQRYAAITGIKPDKIAYYKSLHSTPWPAVLRHLEACNIHNYSIYLRQIDTAWYLFSYFEYTGKDFSADMKKMGADTTTQRWWKETAPCQLPLPDALEKNETWAPMEEVFHTD; this is encoded by the coding sequence ATGAAAAAGTACTTACTGGGGTTCCTCCTGCTGAGCCATATAGGCTGCTTATCCTCCCACCAGGAAAAAACACCGGGGCAGCGATATGCTGCCATTACCGGGATAAAGCCTGATAAGATAGCCTATTACAAGTCTTTACATTCAACCCCATGGCCCGCTGTATTACGCCACCTGGAGGCATGTAATATTCATAATTATTCTATTTACCTGCGACAGATAGATACGGCCTGGTACCTCTTTAGCTACTTTGAATATACCGGAAAAGACTTTTCTGCCGACATGAAAAAAATGGGAGCTGACACCACTACGCAACGCTGGTGGAAGGAAACAGCTCCCTGTCAGCTGCCATTACCTGATGCACTGGAAAAAAACGAAACCTGGGCGCCTATGGAGGAAGTGTTTCATACAGATTGA
- a CDS encoding sodium:solute symporter produces the protein MIATVDIIISSCYVAFIVLLGFWAGLSGKKDQSQANQYFLAGKSLRWPMIGMALFATNISCLHLVSLAQSGFDTGLISGNFEWMASFTLILLAIFFVPFYIRSGVATLPDFLERRYNRACRDWLAVVSVVSAIIIHIAFSFLAGGIVLETLFGINMFTSIILIAIVTGAYTIIGGLRAVVITESVQTIVLLTGAVIITILSWIKVGGWQPMVQVLQEHQQMDKLSMLRPAGDPSQLPWYAVFLGYPVLGIWYWCADQTIVQRVLGAKDENQARTGVLFCGFIKILPVFIFILPGLFAYVLYKQGALDLSGLQQAGTDGLNTKGIYSLMITKLVPSGLVGVLVAALLSGLMSQISGALNAIAALVSYDLYKRMKPAATDKQLVQTGRIGASLALLVAIALLPLLNKYESLFNGINDIIAHIAPPITCVFLLGVFWKKASARAAQYTLWIGSALGTVVYIISKVFPASLIGTVPFMMMTFYLFCACVLLQVILSYKYPVVHTVVSDKLYWSHPLAAFEIKGWPGIANYKVLSAILLLVMVLLYWYFR, from the coding sequence ATGATTGCTACCGTGGATATCATCATCAGTAGCTGTTATGTAGCCTTCATCGTACTATTAGGCTTCTGGGCAGGCTTGTCCGGCAAAAAGGATCAAAGCCAGGCCAACCAATATTTCCTGGCCGGCAAATCCTTACGCTGGCCCATGATAGGTATGGCATTATTTGCTACCAATATTTCCTGCCTGCACCTGGTGAGCCTGGCACAAAGCGGGTTCGATACCGGGCTGATCAGTGGCAATTTTGAATGGATGGCTTCCTTTACACTCATCCTGCTGGCCATCTTTTTTGTGCCCTTTTACATACGCTCCGGTGTTGCTACTTTACCGGATTTCCTGGAACGCCGGTATAACCGCGCCTGCCGCGACTGGCTGGCAGTAGTGTCTGTGGTATCTGCAATAATCATCCATATCGCATTTTCCTTTCTGGCGGGTGGCATTGTGCTGGAAACACTGTTTGGAATCAATATGTTTACCAGCATCATCCTGATTGCGATAGTTACCGGTGCATATACCATTATAGGTGGTCTACGTGCCGTAGTGATCACAGAATCCGTACAAACCATCGTATTGCTTACAGGGGCGGTTATCATTACCATACTGTCCTGGATAAAGGTGGGTGGCTGGCAACCCATGGTACAGGTACTGCAGGAACACCAGCAAATGGACAAACTGTCCATGCTGCGTCCGGCAGGGGATCCCAGCCAGTTGCCCTGGTATGCCGTCTTCCTCGGCTATCCGGTACTGGGGATCTGGTATTGGTGTGCCGACCAGACAATTGTGCAACGGGTACTGGGTGCTAAAGATGAAAACCAGGCACGTACCGGTGTACTGTTCTGCGGGTTTATTAAAATACTGCCCGTATTTATTTTTATTCTGCCGGGATTGTTTGCCTATGTACTGTACAAACAGGGGGCGCTGGACCTGAGCGGATTACAACAGGCAGGTACAGATGGACTGAACACAAAAGGTATTTATTCCCTGATGATCACTAAACTGGTACCATCCGGACTGGTAGGCGTGCTGGTGGCGGCCTTGTTATCCGGACTGATGAGCCAGATTTCCGGTGCATTGAATGCTATTGCTGCCCTGGTGAGTTATGATCTGTATAAACGCATGAAGCCTGCTGCCACCGACAAACAACTGGTACAAACCGGACGCATTGGTGCCAGCCTGGCATTGTTGGTTGCTATCGCCTTACTGCCGTTACTCAACAAATACGAAAGCCTTTTTAATGGTATCAATGATATCATTGCTCATATCGCCCCGCCTATTACCTGCGTATTTTTGCTGGGGGTGTTCTGGAAAAAAGCTTCTGCCCGTGCGGCGCAATACACACTCTGGATAGGCTCTGCACTGGGAACGGTGGTATATATCATCAGTAAAGTGTTCCCTGCTTCCTTAATAGGTACCGTTCCTTTTATGATGATGACGTTCTATCTGTTTTGCGCATGTGTATTACTGCAGGTAATATTATCTTACAAATACCCGGTGGTACATACTGTCGTAAGTGATAAGCTCTACTGGTCACATCCCCTGGCTGCTTTTGAAATAAAGGGATGGCCCGGTATTGCCAACTATAAAGTATTGTCCGCAATATTGCTACTGGTCATGGTATTATTATATTGGTATTTCAGATAA
- a CDS encoding enolase C-terminal domain-like protein, with amino-acid sequence MIKKIVVEDARFPLTGGAGSDAIHQNPVYSYTVTRLYDDKGNCGTGLAFTLGAGNELVCAAARYYGNMLAGKELKAVMSEYGSWFKAMSDEQQLRWLGPHKGIVHLALASVTNACYDLWARQQQVPLWQLLLDLQPEQLVQTLDLSYLEEVLPREEAIRMLTDLQASRKERENVLQKGYPAYDTSAGWFNYADSQLEENCKRAVEKGFGALKLKVGAKDPATDIRRAHIVRNTVGNDIKVMVDANQQWHLPQAITVCKELAAINPYWIEEPTHPDDVLAHKTLADAVAPLKLALGEHVPNKVIFKNYLQTGCAGFIQVDAVRVGGVSEFLTISLLCKKFGVPVVPHVGDMGQLHQHLVLFNHIGMGHEALFLEHIPHLRAHFTEPTIIDGGFYKTPQLPGSSCDLIVTKNPVG; translated from the coding sequence ATGATTAAAAAGATAGTAGTAGAAGATGCAAGATTCCCGCTGACCGGAGGTGCAGGCAGTGATGCCATCCACCAAAACCCGGTGTATTCCTATACCGTTACCCGCTTGTATGATGATAAAGGCAACTGCGGTACCGGACTGGCATTCACCCTGGGGGCAGGTAATGAATTAGTATGTGCAGCTGCCAGATATTATGGCAATATGCTGGCAGGAAAAGAACTGAAGGCTGTCATGTCCGAATACGGTTCCTGGTTTAAAGCCATGTCCGACGAGCAACAGCTTCGCTGGCTAGGCCCGCATAAAGGGATCGTGCACCTGGCACTCGCTTCGGTGACCAATGCCTGCTATGACCTCTGGGCCAGACAACAACAGGTGCCCTTATGGCAATTGCTGCTGGACCTGCAGCCGGAACAACTGGTACAAACACTGGACCTCTCTTACCTGGAAGAAGTATTACCACGTGAAGAAGCAATCCGCATGTTAACAGACCTGCAGGCTTCCCGGAAAGAAAGGGAAAATGTTTTACAAAAAGGCTATCCGGCCTACGATACTTCTGCGGGATGGTTTAATTACGCCGACAGTCAGCTGGAAGAAAACTGTAAGCGTGCAGTTGAAAAAGGATTTGGTGCACTCAAACTCAAAGTAGGTGCTAAAGATCCGGCAACGGACATACGCAGGGCGCATATTGTCAGAAATACTGTAGGTAATGATATTAAGGTGATGGTAGATGCAAATCAGCAATGGCACCTGCCACAGGCCATCACTGTTTGTAAGGAGCTGGCGGCCATTAACCCCTACTGGATTGAAGAACCTACCCACCCCGACGATGTGCTTGCGCATAAAACACTTGCGGATGCCGTGGCGCCGCTTAAACTGGCACTGGGAGAACATGTTCCCAATAAAGTGATCTTTAAAAATTATCTGCAAACCGGATGTGCCGGATTTATACAGGTAGACGCCGTAAGAGTAGGCGGCGTTAGTGAGTTTCTGACCATCAGCCTGCTATGCAAAAAATTTGGGGTGCCGGTAGTTCCCCATGTGGGTGATATGGGGCAACTCCACCAGCACCTGGTTTTATTCAATCATATCGGCATGGGACATGAAGCCCTGTTCCTCGAACATATTCCGCACCTGCGCGCCCATTTTACAGAACCTACCATCATTGACGGTGGTTTTTACAAAACGCCACAATTGCCGGGTAGCAGCTGTGATTTAATCGTTACTAAAAATCCTGTAGGATGA
- a CDS encoding alpha-L-fucosidase: protein MKKIVVTLGLLLTLYTLHAQTNAQLDPKILTSKKIMDQFMGLRFGMFIHWGPVALRGTEIGWSRHREVPASDYDTLYKAFNPTKFNAEEWVKTARDAGMKYLTITAKHHDGFCLWPSAYTDYDIMSTPYKKDVVGQLAKACKKYGIRFCIYYSVLDWHHPQYPVDNPYDTTAKGKRPDAHMDQYVQYMKNQLKELITHYDPYMLWFDGPWEAPWTKEMALDMYAYLKSVKKDVIINNRLGKQFAGTGSSAAVFLGDYDTPEQRIGELNMDILWETCMTICEQWAWKPNDQMKSLQTCIQTLAKTAAANGNLLFNVGPMPDGTIEPAQVTRLHEMGQWLKKYGAAIYNTQAGPYLPAKNYAATRKDKKIFIHIFENPGPTFTLPALPGVNVSKVSFLNGPSLPFKQNATAINITLPAVLPDLNDTVIVLETDTPTMRIPLLKKDQQ, encoded by the coding sequence ATGAAGAAAATCGTAGTTACACTGGGCCTGTTATTAACCCTGTATACCCTGCATGCACAAACAAACGCACAACTGGACCCGAAAATCCTGACCAGCAAAAAAATAATGGACCAGTTTATGGGACTGCGCTTCGGCATGTTCATCCACTGGGGACCTGTAGCGCTCAGAGGTACGGAAATAGGCTGGTCACGGCACCGGGAAGTGCCTGCATCAGATTATGATACCCTGTATAAGGCTTTTAATCCTACAAAATTCAATGCAGAAGAATGGGTAAAAACGGCCAGAGATGCCGGTATGAAATACCTGACCATCACCGCAAAACATCACGATGGTTTTTGCCTCTGGCCCTCCGCATACACCGACTATGATATCATGTCTACTCCTTATAAAAAAGATGTAGTAGGCCAGCTGGCAAAAGCCTGCAAAAAGTATGGCATCCGGTTCTGTATATACTACTCTGTGCTGGACTGGCATCATCCACAATATCCGGTAGATAATCCATATGATACTACGGCAAAGGGTAAACGGCCCGATGCTCATATGGACCAATATGTACAATACATGAAAAACCAGCTGAAAGAACTGATCACCCATTACGATCCCTATATGCTCTGGTTTGATGGCCCCTGGGAAGCACCGTGGACAAAAGAAATGGCGCTCGACATGTATGCTTACCTCAAATCTGTGAAGAAGGACGTGATTATCAACAACCGGTTGGGAAAACAATTTGCAGGAACAGGCAGCAGCGCTGCTGTTTTCCTGGGCGACTATGACACTCCTGAACAACGCATTGGCGAACTGAACATGGACATTCTCTGGGAAACCTGCATGACGATCTGCGAACAATGGGCCTGGAAACCAAACGATCAGATGAAATCATTGCAAACCTGTATACAAACCCTGGCCAAAACTGCGGCAGCTAATGGCAACCTCCTGTTCAATGTAGGACCTATGCCGGACGGTACGATAGAACCGGCACAGGTAACCCGGTTGCATGAAATGGGACAATGGCTGAAAAAATATGGAGCAGCCATTTACAACACCCAGGCAGGCCCTTACTTGCCTGCAAAAAATTATGCTGCTACCAGAAAAGATAAAAAGATCTTCATCCACATTTTCGAAAACCCCGGCCCAACATTCACCTTGCCTGCTTTGCCAGGAGTGAACGTCAGCAAAGTATCCTTTTTAAATGGCCCTTCACTACCCTTTAAACAAAATGCAACGGCCATCAACATCACACTGCCCGCTGTATTACCTGACTTAAATGATACCGTGATTGTACTGGAAACAGATACGCCCACTATGCGCATTCCCCTTTTGAAAAAAGACCAGCAATGA